The bacterium DNA segment GAGCCTGACCTCACATAGAACTTCCCATTATAGGATATTGGAATATCTGATGGCGATATTTCTATCTTTATGACTTTTTTGTCCATCGTGCCCTCAAGCATCACTGTGGGAGTGATTGATAGTTTATTTCTAATCTTATTTGGTAACTCTTCAAGAAGCTTATCCACATTTTCAAGACCTATAGGTGTCCCATCATTCTTAACACCCAGCCAAAGAACGCCGCCATTTGAATTGGCAAAAGCACATAATATTTTTAGGTATTCATCCCGCCAATATCTCTTAAATTCAACTGAATGCGATTCTATCTCTTTCATGCTCATGAAATTTATCGTTTATATCCACGCCCCCTTCCATGGACAACTTAACACTCTTTCCTGTTTTAACTCATATATCTTACCCCTCCCCTGCTTTCTCGAAAAATGCCTTCCTTCTCCTGTGGGTCGTGTTTTTGAGAGCGGTTATGGGGTCGAGAGGGCGTAAAGCACCTATTTTTGCGCCGAGCTTTTCCGTTGCTTTCTTTGCACCGCGCATCTCAACGGACTCCTCAAACTTCTGCACCGAAGATATCATTCCCTTAAGCACGAAAAGTAGCTGCCTTTTATAAGCTTCGTAAATTCCTGTTAGTTCATAAAGTTCCTCTCGCTTCTTTTCGACCGCAAGGCTCGCTTCCTTAAGCATAAGCTGTGCTTTGTTCTCCGCTTCGGCTATAAGCTCATCCGCTTTTTGACGGGCAAGGTTCATTATTTTTTGCGCGCTCTGGTCCACCATCTCCTTCAGGGAATTAGCACTCTGCTCCAGTTCGATTATGCGGCGCTTGAGGCTTTCCACCTCGTTGGTTAGGCGGCGATTTTCGTGAAGAAGGTCGTTTATAAAGTCCGCTACCCGCGTTAAAAACTGCCTAACCTCCTCTGGCTTGTAACCACGAATAGCTTTGGTAAACTCCTGATTTCTTACCTGAAGAGGCGAAAACTTGTAAGCCATGAATTGCCTCCGAATACCTTTTATATCAATTTAAATTAAAATCTGCTCTGGTCAAGAAAACCATAATGTTTCGGCAAGAAATTGCGCGCGGCGCATGCTTAGTTTCTGCTGGTCCGTTAATTCTTCGCCGAATCGCGCAGCAAGATGAGCATCGCGTGCGAGTATAAGGTTGCTATCGACAGCCGAAAGAGGCATAGGAAACACTCCAAGCGAAATCCCAAGCCTTATAGCCGAAAGAAGCGTTGAAAGCTCCCACGACTCAACAAGTTTTGCATATGTTACTATTCCTGCGGAACGAAGAATCTTGTCCTCCACGCTCTCCCTGGATTTTTCCCAAAGTTTTTCTCGCGCTTCAATCTCCTGGGCTACAACATCCTCGACCGCACGGGAAATCTGGGCAACGAGTTGCTCGGCCGTTATCCCAACCAGACGACGAGTTTTCAAATTTATTATTCCCGATGCTTCCTCAACGCCCATTTTCCAGATACTTGCTACCGTTAGCTCGCGCTCTATCAGCTCGCGTTTCAGCCGACCAAACTTACCAAGCAGGATGGTCGCTGGAACATGAAGATACGCACCAAGTATCACCCCAGCCCCGCTTTGCATAGGATTTGATGATAAATAGCCAAATTTATCGCTTTTTGCCCACTCAAACGCATCATCAAAGTAACCAATAAACTTTGTAAGCTCATACACTATCTCGTCGAACTTTGCGGTTCGCATTCTCACTATGAGATTTATGTGGTCAACCCAGTTAACGAGCACAGTTTTCGACTCATCTTCGCTAACGGCGAGAAGACCATGCATCGGACGGTGAACCACCCCCTCAGGGATGTTTAATCGCTCGTAGTGCAGCAATCGGTGAATCGGGTCTATTTGCTCTATAGGCATAAAATTGTCCGCATTCCAGCCAGCCTCGAGAAGGTAAGGCTCAAAAAGGGAGAAAATAGTTTCGCTTTCAGCGCTGCCAAGCTTTATGGGAAACTTTCTTCCCGCGATATTACGCAATATCACACCCCAACAACCTATGACCACATCGTTTTCAGGGGGGTTCGAAAGCCATGTTGGCGGTTTGTTTGGCAATATGTTCATTTTTCCTCGTGTTTTGAGCGGAGCTTCTTCTCAAGCAATCTTATCTGGTCACGGATTCTCGCCGCCTCCTCGTAGCGCTCATCGTCAACGGCGCGTTTAAGTTGAAGTTTCAGCTTTACGAGAACTTCCTCAGGGCTTTTTTGTTCCTCACCCTTCGATTCTGGCTTGCTTTCGCTCTGGAACCTCTGGACCAGAACATCTATAAACTGGCCGAATGCATCGTAGCACTGTTCACAGCCGAGAAATCTGCTTTCTATGAACTCGTTAAGTGTCATTCCGCAGCCGGGACACTTGAAACTCGTCACCTCAACTTTCTTCACGCCCTCATCGGCGGAGGCGAGCTGCTCATCAACACCGACCTTAAGAAAACACTCATCACAAACATTTATTACCTTCCGTTTGCCGGCTATGAACTGAACCACCTGATGCGTGGCATCATTTTTTCCGCAAATCTCACACTTCATCTCTTAAAACTCCCTTGCTCCACAATATTAAATATTAATAATCGCTAACACCACAAGAAATATCCACTGAACAAAAAGATTCTAAGTAATTTTTCGATGAGAAGGGGATAAAATATAGTTCACTTTGAGGGCACACTTTCAATACTTACCCGCCAGAGTTTGCCGTCACGAAGTCTATAAATTGTATCCGCGAATCGCGCTATCTCAGGGTTATGCGTTGCCAACACAACGCTAAGTCCGTTTTGCCTTTGAAGTTTGCGCAGATATTCCATGAAAATCAGTGCATTATCCCTGTCAAGATTACCGGTAGGTTCATCCGCGAGCACGAGTTTGGGGCTGTTAACGAGTGCTCTTGCCAGAGCTATTCGCTGTGCCTCGCCACCCGAGAGTTGACCGGGAAAATGATTCTCCCGCCCCTGCATCCCGAAAAGTTGCAATAACTCTTTCGCGCGATTTTTTGCTTTGCTATAGCTTTCACCTGCTATAAGCTGCGGCAGTATTAAATTCTCGAGCGCCGTGAACTCAGGCATGAGATGATGAAATTGAAACACAAAGCCTATTTTCTTTGCGCGTGCTTCAGCAGCCTTGGCGGACGAAATCTCGTATGGTGAGATGCCATCCACAATAACCTCGCCGTCGCATGGAGTGTCTATAAGGCCTAAAAGCGAAAGGAATGTAGTTTTACCCACTCCCGACGCGCCAAGTATAGCAACAAATTCATCGTACCGAAGCTCAAAGTTAAGACCTTTCAATACATCAAGTCTGCCGTCAGGGGTTGGATACCACTTCCAAAGATTGCGACATTTAACTATAAGGTCCAATTCGGCGGCAACCTCCCGAACACGAATTCAAAGGAAATTAGCAAAGTAATTTACTTGATACTTTTCTTTCAGCCCACAATAAGGATTTAACAATCTATCACCTTGTTCAGGCAACATCTGAACTAATCCAATATATCATGCATCAATAAGATGAATTCCTATCCGCATTAGAAGCTTTTGTGCAGAATAATCCGCACCGCAAATCATCACCGCGGTATGAAATTAAGCACTCCATCCGAGGTCGAGAGCACCCAGTAAGCCTTTCCAGGCTGGATATTGTCAGCTGTGGCAGTAGTGTAAACTCCAGCACTGCTATCCCAGCCATATATTGCTACTATAATTCCCGACGGGTCCGTTTCTATCCGTGCGGGAACATCTATCGACCCGATAAGGTTCCAGCCTCGATGAATTATTATCGAACCGCTATGGAACGGGATTCCGCATACATCGGCAACGCCCTGATCAGTCGCGTAAATCCAGAATCCAAAGCCAGCTTTGGGGAACCTGTTGAGATAGAACATGTTGGTCGGATTGTCATAGGTGAAAGGACCTGCGAAAAAGTCAGGGATGAACTCAATCCAATTCGGCATAGTTATGGTAGCCGGTATCCCGAGCATATTCCAGCCAGAGAAGTAGTCAATAGTAAGATGTGCCGGCAGAGGCTGCTCATAGGTGATAACGATGGTTTCGCCCAGTGCATAATGGTAAATAGAGTCGAGTTTCATATCGAGTCTGCCGTTAAGCCTGAATATCCCGTCCGGCAGGGAGTGAGGATTCCAGTAAAGGGAACCAGGAGTCGCCTGGGTTACTATTCGCCATTCGGATGGGACAGAATATCTATTGTGGATGTCGCGCCCGAGCCGCGTCACCGAAGGATAATCCGGGTCGGAAATAAGAGAATAAACATCAGTCTTCGTCGGCGGTGGCGGCAGAATAAGAAGGTCCAGTGTGGGGTCATAACCGTCCGTAGCGCCATCCGCGGCACCTATCGTTATAGTTGTTGGCTCAAGATAACCCGTCGCAGTCTTGCCCGTGAAGATAAGCGGATGAAGCCACTGTGCAGGTTTGAACTTTATCATAAGCATCCCATCAAATGTAGCATATCCGACCTCACCATGATTAAGGCTAACGCTAACGAACCTCATGGGGGAATAATAGCCGCCGGGCACATCTTTGGTCTTAAGGAACAACTTTATGAACACATCCGAGGAGACCATCGGGAAAGCTTTGTAGCCGTTTATGTGAAGTATTCCGCCAGCGGTATCCCAACTAACGATGAATCCTCTCGAAGCGGTGCCGCCAGTGTAAACGCTGTAAACATCAAATATATCGGTGCAATAGCTTATCCTCAGGTCGAAGTGAGTTATGTTGAATCTTGATGGGTCGGAGCACTTTATGGGATACGCCACGCTTGCATTGGGCGGAACGATGGTATCAGGAAGAGTTAACCTCAAGTAGTCTATAAAGAAATGCCAGCAGTCCACTCCGTGGTTGGGACCGCAATATTGAGGTGATACTCTGTCATCAGCATGAACGCAGACCTCAATGCTATCGCCAAAAGTCCAGCGGTATCCGGGCGGTGGCACAAACCGAAGTATTCTACCATCAAATGTTACCGATGGGTCATCAAGTGTGAATGTGTCGGTCCCGTTGAAAATAAAGTAAGGTGATGTAACATCCACGCCAGAATGCTGGTCTGTTATGACCACGGATACCTCGCTCGGCATCCCACCTATGGTGGCATTAAGAGGAGGCTGGTAATTGGAGAACATAGGGGGTTGCCTGTCCACAATATACCATCCACCGCGTGGTTCCTGAAGCCCACAACCGCCGAGGTCACGAGCATCCACGACAGCATACCTGACAGTATCCCCAGTTCTAAATTCTCCCGGAGCATGAGTATACTCGAGAGTATCTCCCTTAAGCACGAGCTTCGGGTCGTAATGATACCGTATTCGTGTTCCATTAACTTCGAATACTATCCAGCTCGTATCGACGCCAAGGTCATCATCGGTGAGCCTGAGCCTCATTACCTGTGGGTCGCATGCGCTCCAGACGCCCAACCGTGGCCAAATATTCTCAACCTGAACAGGCGAACATGCACAATTGGGAACATACATACAGTGGCTCGAGAACACACTATAGCCACCACCCGCAGCCGTCATCCTGAAGCACGCTGGCGGACCAATACAGCCCTCCATGTAATCAATGGTCCACACGAAATCCACAGTTTCGCCAGGAGCAATATTAAATTTTGTCATTGGATTATCACCGTGAATTATGCGTATGCATGTACCCAAATCGAGATTAACCGACAATGTTTCTATCGTATCAGGCGACACATTCTGTATGTAAACCTGTATCAATTCTTTCGCCGAGATATATGGTATGAGCGAAGTGAATATTGTATCAATCGGGGTGTGGAAGTAGAATACTCCGCCGCCGGTAATTCTTGCAAGGAGTTCGTAAAGGTCTCTCGCCTCCGTTGTGGTGTACCCAGTGCATATATTACAAAGCGGGGTTGGCCATCTCGTGATTACGAATGTTATAATACCCGCATCCACTATAGCATCATAAACCTCTGGTCTGGAGAAGTGAGTCGTGCATGATGGGCACGGTGGGGGAATTATTGATGACGAATCGGTGCAGAAACATACATCAGTCACAAGAACGATAACCCTTGTAGCACCGGGGCGCCAGTGCATGTCGTGCGTTGCCACCCATAACCCATGAAGCGCATCCTCGGGGTCACTGCCTCCTCCACCAGTCGAGATCGAGCTAAGCCAGCTTTTTATCGTGGTTGTATCGCTTGTTAAGTCTCTGCCAAATGGGGTAAGATTTCTGAAATCGGGGTCCTTATACACGACTATCCCAAAAGCATAATCATATCCAAGAGTATCCAGTGTTATCGCGAGATGAGCTATATTGTCTCTTACAGTGTTAATGTATCCCCGCATGCTGCTCGTGATGTCCAAAACGAAAACTATGTCCACAGCACCGGTATCCTCTGTGCAAACTACCAGTGCCTCAAAGCTGTCTTCACCTACAGATGCAAAATCGTAGTTCACACCGCGCCAATTAAGCGTTGATTTTATTATTTTTAGTCCCGGTCCAGCTCCCAAGGCAAGGCTAAACATCGAAACCAAAAGTAAAGCCAAAAGTATCCTTTTCATGATTCCCTCCCTTTTAATTGAAGAAACTTGTCAATCATATTAATTATACATCCACTAACATAAAAATCAAGCAAACTAATCGACAATTTTCCACAACTTTCTTACCGCTGAATATACCTCCCCACACAAATAAGCTTCACTCTCCCCTCAAACTTTTCCGGCTGATAAATTCTTCTCCCATCGATAACAAGAGGATTTCGCATAAGACCCGCAAAGTCATCGGGGCTAAGATTTTTGAATTCATTCCAATCAGTAACCACAACCGCACAATCAGCGTCTTTAATAGCCTCAAACGGATCTTCAGTATACTTTATCGACTCGCCAAAAACCTTTTTCGCTTCATCCACAGCTTTGGGGTCACACGCTATTATATCTTTCGCACCAAGCCTCATCAGTTCGTTTATAATTTTCAGTGCAGGCGATTCGCGGGTATCCGATGTCCCCGGTTTAAAAGAAAGCCCGAGCACCGCAATCCTTTTGTCGTCAAGTTTACCAAGCTGGTCTACAACGAAGCTTACTATCCGCTCTATTTGCCTGCGATTCCTTTTTAAAACCGCCTCGGTAATAAAAGGTGGAACATCTATTTTTCTGGCAAAGTGAACTATAGCGTTAAGATCTTTGGGAAAGCACGACCCACCGAATCCAGCACCCGCTCCAAGATAGCTTGGCCCGATTCTTTTATCAAGTCCCACACCACGCATAACATCGACTATGTCCACATTAGGGATTTTTTCGGCAAGCTCGGCTACCTCGTTGGCAAAGGAAATTTTCGTGGCAAGAAAAAGGTTCGACGCATATTTAACCAGCTCAGCAGACTCTATACTCATTGTGACAAGCGCACTATCTGGCATTTTCGGGTAAAAATCACGATAAAGTTCAAGCAGGTTATCAGTTACTCTATCGTCATCGGCGCCTATAACCACCCTATCGGGTTCCATAAAATCGTGCACAGCGTTGCCCTCACGCAGGAATTCGGGAACGAATGCTATACCAAAATCTTTGCCTGCTTTTCTGCCCGATTGCTCCTCAATAATTTTTTTCACCACATTACGGGTGGTGCCGGGAACGACAGTCGAGCGCTGAACAACCACAGCATAGTTCCTTAGCGCCTTTCCTATGTCATGGGCAGCCGATTTAACATAGCTAAGGTCTATTTCGCCATTATCTTTTGATGGCGTGCCAACGCTTATGAAAATAAATTCGGCGGACTCAAGTGCACCGTTTATATCGTTTGTCGCGCGCAGTTTGCCGCTTTTTATTCCGCTTTTTATCAACTCATCGAGACCGGGCTCATAGAAGGGTGCCTTAGCGTTGTTTATAAGCTCAACTTTGTCCTCGTCGATATCGACGCACACTACATTGTGTTTTTTCGCAAAACATGCAGCTGCAACAAGCCCTACATAACCAGCGCCTATTATGGCTATGTTCCGTTCCGACATCTCATCTCCTTATCTTTTGTTTAACATGAAAAGGGCTACCTTGTTATTAACGCTCTTGCAGAAATAACTTTATCACCGCATTTTAGAGTTATCATGTATATCCCAGAAGGCAGGTTGTTTCCAAACTCATCTGTTCCGTCCCAGATTATCTCGTTTTCACCGGCACCAAACTTGCCCCGCGCAAGGATCCTCACAAGCCTGCCATTTATGTCGTAGACCTCAACAGACACGGACAAATCTTCAGGCAAAACGAACTTTATTCTGGCAACACTATTAAACGGATTCGGTGAAATAGACTTTATTGAAAGCTCCCTCGGAAGTGACGAAACCTCGATGTAGAGTCGTTCATTGCCAGCTACCCACGAGGAGAGCTCTCTCATGTTAACTCGTTCCTCCCCGTCTATCAGGATAAAGTCAAGATTTTCAGGCAATAGCTTAGCATCCCACTTCACCACAGCTCCCGTCCGCAGCGAAAGCTCATATTTTCCGCCCGGTCTTGCGTCACGACGAAGCATTACACCATCGCTAACGAAAGCTGGTTCAGTCCTTTCCTCGAATACTGGGGAAGGCGGTATGGCTATGTCAAACCTATCCAGCCCATCTTTAGCGCGGCTATCAACAGCTAGTTCAAGAGTTCGACCGTCAACATCCAAATCCATCGCGAATTCTGGCGAACCGGGAAGCATTGCCCCCACTTTTGCGCTGCCGTGAAGGATAAGCTCACAATCATCAGTGGCAAGAACCCAGTATCCATAGCCCACCTTCATGCCGGTCGTATCAGCAATGTAGGTATCGCTGGAGCAGGCATTGAAATAATACATCGGAAGCGATATCGCACCCGGTGGCATCGTTGTTATAGATGTTATTGGCACGAATCCATCGCTTTTGTAGGGGACGCCGACGAGGTTCCAGCCAGCGGAAAGCGGCATCATCATGTCGCGCAATTTGGCACCGTAAATCCTTATTCGCGAGGAATCAGACATGTAAATCCAAAAACCGTGAGTGTAAGAAACTGTATCGAGCACCTGATAGGTCCGTAAGGCGGGATTATACCAGTATGGATAGCTGGCAGCATTGGGGATTATGCTGAGCAACTCTGTCGTTGTGGTTGGCGCCACCGGCAAACTTATCAAATTCCAGCCCGGACAAAGCGTTATATCCAAAGCAGTAAACACACCGCGGAAGTACTCTATAGTCACATCCGTCCCGCCCAGAACCATGAACGAGGTATCCTTCTTCATATCGAGAATAGTGGTTCCGGCGGAAGTAACATAAGTAAGCATAAGCATACCCTGCGGCATACCCGACCTGCTCCATCTGAACCATATGGTATCGGTGCTTCTCGGAGAATAAGCATGAATTTTCCATGTCGCAGCGCTATCAGAACAATTCCTGAAATCGTGCATAAGCCTATCGATGAAAGGCTCGGCAACAGGCGGTTCGATGTACAGATTAAATTCGGAAGGCGAGGGAAGCGGTGAGATAACATCTATGCCAGCATCGAAGGAATCGCTTGCATAAGGAGAAAGACCAATAAGAAGATGCCTCTTCGATATATTAGTAGCGCTTATATTTATTGTAACGGACCAGCACTCGTCGTTCCACGGCACCAGAAGCAAGCCATCATGGGTTTTGTAACCTATTGTGCCATCGTTAAGCGAAACATCGATGAAACGCAACGGAGTGAATGTCGCCATACGCGATGTTACCATGAATCGCACGAAAACGAGAGCTCCGCTACCGTTTATCGGAAAGCCCGAGCAAGAAACTTCTAATGTACCCGGAGCCAAAACGGAAAGCGAAAGGTCGGTCCAGCCGTCCACAAGCGCGTCAATAGACTCGACACCAAGAGGAGTAAGCACCGATGGTGAATACGAAAGCCTTATGCGGAAATTCCTCAACTGCAAATCAGTAATGTCGTCAACAATAATAGGAATGTCGATAATATCACCAGCGTTAGCAGTGGTTTCAGGAAGGAATAGATCAACAATCCTGTAGTAAATACACCACCTATACACTGAATCTATGTGATTAGCATCGCAGTAATCAGGCTCAGGGTCAGCAGCATCGACAAGAGCAAAGCAGATGGTATCTCCATCACTCAATACTATACCCGCCGAGGAAAGCGAAAAAGTTAGAACTGAATCATAAAAAGTCAATTGAGGGTCAGAAATGGTGTATGTATCGCCATTAGCAACGAAGACTATGGTGCTTTCATCCACCGTTCGCTCGAGGTCGCGAATAATCAGTCCGGCGCTATCGAACTGCGTCGTTATAATAGTTTCCGGTTTCGGGAAAAAGCCGCGCACAACAGGCGGCCTAAAATCGGTGAAAAAGCTGCCCATAACGGAATCAAGACGGCAATCGTTCTGGTCGACTATCCTGAGAATGCCAAAAGTATGGGTAACGCCATTAGCCCAGGTTGTATCGGGTATGTACATAAGTAGCGAATCCCCAACAATTCTTAGATGAGGGTCTGATAGGGGAATCGTGTCGCCATCCAAGGTGAAAACAAGCTGCGCAAGCGAATCGACGGTTATCCTGTAAAGAATTTGTCCAAGCTGACAGGAGGATACTGCGCCGCTATCCGGATAAACCAACTCGGCAGTAGGCGGGTGAAGCGGAGTCAGGTGAAGTTCCACGCAGTCAGTAAAACTCGTGTCGCCCGAAGCAGGGAAAATCTGAACGCATATCGACTCAGAATAGCTTATTATCGAGTCTATAATAACATACCATCCCGCGGAACCGGTTTGACCGGGGTAAAGGTCGTCGGGACCAAGCGCAACGGTGTCATCGGAAACTGAGGAAAGCCTTAGCCCCGTAGGAAGTATTATCGTAGCTCTCAGGTCCCTTAATCTCATGTCAAGACCATTGGTGAAAAACACCATAACGCTGAACGAATCCGGCTGATAGGAGCAGTCAACCACACGCGGGTATTCGGGAATGTTTATCGATATCTCGCCTGGAACGGGTTTGCCAAGACCAAAATATGTCGCGACTACGAGCGTATCACCAGGATAAAGGGTTCTGGGGAACCACCACAACAAGACTCCTGAATCACCATAATTCGCCCCAGACGGGAAAAAAGACCATTGCACTCTGAACAATCCACCAACTCTCCTCCAATCGCCTATGGCGAACCTATCCGGCGGAACCGCATCAAAACCACAAAGTATTCCCATAGCTACCACCTGATCAGGCGGTCCAAGAGGACCTCTGGGATCCCCATACGCAAACCAGTAGCACGGGAATTCGCAGGTATCGCAATTGTAAAAGTCACGCTCAATCCTTGAATAATCGAGATTCGTGCCAACCGGTGCTTCGTCATTACTGTCAACATCGGTATCGAGGAGCAACAATACTCCTACATCGTGAATGGATGTGCTATTGTTTATTATAACATATTTTATGAAGATCGAACCAGTAGTGTCATCCGGATACACGAGATACACGGGCTGAAGAATCTGACGAACCTCAAGTCTGCTAATCCCGGGGATCGACCATG contains these protein-coding regions:
- a CDS encoding VWA domain-containing protein, with the translated sequence MKRILLALLLVSMFSLALGAGPGLKIIKSTLNWRGVNYDFASVGEDSFEALVVCTEDTGAVDIVFVLDITSSMRGYINTVRDNIAHLAITLDTLGYDYAFGIVVYKDPDFRNLTPFGRDLTSDTTTIKSWLSSISTGGGGSDPEDALHGLWVATHDMHWRPGATRVIVLVTDVCFCTDSSSIIPPPCPSCTTHFSRPEVYDAIVDAGIITFVITRWPTPLCNICTGYTTTEARDLYELLARITGGGVFYFHTPIDTIFTSLIPYISAKELIQVYIQNVSPDTIETLSVNLDLGTCIRIIHGDNPMTKFNIAPGETVDFVWTIDYMEGCIGPPACFRMTAAGGGYSVFSSHCMYVPNCACSPVQVENIWPRLGVWSACDPQVMRLRLTDDDLGVDTSWIVFEVNGTRIRYHYDPKLVLKGDTLEYTHAPGEFRTGDTVRYAVVDARDLGGCGLQEPRGGWYIVDRQPPMFSNYQPPLNATIGGMPSEVSVVITDQHSGVDVTSPYFIFNGTDTFTLDDPSVTFDGRILRFVPPPGYRWTFGDSIEVCVHADDRVSPQYCGPNHGVDCWHFFIDYLRLTLPDTIVPPNASVAYPIKCSDPSRFNITHFDLRISYCTDIFDVYSVYTGGTASRGFIVSWDTAGGILHINGYKAFPMVSSDVFIKLFLKTKDVPGGYYSPMRFVSVSLNHGEVGYATFDGMLMIKFKPAQWLHPLIFTGKTATGYLEPTTITIGAADGATDGYDPTLDLLILPPPPTKTDVYSLISDPDYPSVTRLGRDIHNRYSVPSEWRIVTQATPGSLYWNPHSLPDGIFRLNGRLDMKLDSIYHYALGETIVITYEQPLPAHLTIDYFSGWNMLGIPATITMPNWIEFIPDFFAGPFTYDNPTNMFYLNRFPKAGFGFWIYATDQGVADVCGIPFHSGSIIIHRGWNLIGSIDVPARIETDPSGIIVAIYGWDSSAGVYTTATADNIQPGKAYWVLSTSDGVLNFIPR
- a CDS encoding ABC transporter ATP-binding protein, with the translated sequence MVKCRNLWKWYPTPDGRLDVLKGLNFELRYDEFVAILGASGVGKTTFLSLLGLIDTPCDGEVIVDGISPYEISSAKAAEARAKKIGFVFQFHHLMPEFTALENLILPQLIAGESYSKAKNRAKELLQLFGMQGRENHFPGQLSGGEAQRIALARALVNSPKLVLADEPTGNLDRDNALIFMEYLRKLQRQNGLSVVLATHNPEIARFADTIYRLRDGKLWRVSIESVPSK
- a CDS encoding UvrB/UvrC motif-containing protein, with product MKCEICGKNDATHQVVQFIAGKRKVINVCDECFLKVGVDEQLASADEGVKKVEVTSFKCPGCGMTLNEFIESRFLGCEQCYDAFGQFIDVLVQRFQSESKPESKGEEQKSPEEVLVKLKLQLKRAVDDERYEEAARIRDQIRLLEKKLRSKHEEK
- a CDS encoding DivIVA domain-containing protein, with translation MAYKFSPLQVRNQEFTKAIRGYKPEEVRQFLTRVADFINDLLHENRRLTNEVESLKRRIIELEQSANSLKEMVDQSAQKIMNLARQKADELIAEAENKAQLMLKEASLAVEKKREELYELTGIYEAYKRQLLFVLKGMISSVQKFEESVEMRGAKKATEKLGAKIGALRPLDPITALKNTTHRRRKAFFEKAGEG
- a CDS encoding UDP-glucose/GDP-mannose dehydrogenase family protein; its protein translation is MSERNIAIIGAGYVGLVAAACFAKKHNVVCVDIDEDKVELINNAKAPFYEPGLDELIKSGIKSGKLRATNDINGALESAEFIFISVGTPSKDNGEIDLSYVKSAAHDIGKALRNYAVVVQRSTVVPGTTRNVVKKIIEEQSGRKAGKDFGIAFVPEFLREGNAVHDFMEPDRVVIGADDDRVTDNLLELYRDFYPKMPDSALVTMSIESAELVKYASNLFLATKISFANEVAELAEKIPNVDIVDVMRGVGLDKRIGPSYLGAGAGFGGSCFPKDLNAIVHFARKIDVPPFITEAVLKRNRRQIERIVSFVVDQLGKLDDKRIAVLGLSFKPGTSDTRESPALKIINELMRLGAKDIIACDPKAVDEAKKVFGESIKYTEDPFEAIKDADCAVVVTDWNEFKNLSPDDFAGLMRNPLVIDGRRIYQPEKFEGRVKLICVGRYIQR
- a CDS encoding T9SS type A sorting domain-containing protein, which gives rise to MRRYLAAIVCVLTFLSAAYSSSFKEIANENALETESVIQAHNDYITVQLKTTTGRFNIGTYPDNKSLTYFFPSPPWSSWVIVRVDGVSYVCPEPDPIKVGPPVTQMNISRSFSVLAWPTNLDSSYIFGAWSIPGISRLEVRQILQPVYLVYPDDTTGSIFIKYVIINNSTSIHDVGVLLLLDTDVDSNDEAPVGTNLDYSRIERDFYNCDTCEFPCYWFAYGDPRGPLGPPDQVVAMGILCGFDAVPPDRFAIGDWRRVGGLFRVQWSFFPSGANYGDSGVLLWWFPRTLYPGDTLVVATYFGLGKPVPGEISINIPEYPRVVDCSYQPDSFSVMVFFTNGLDMRLRDLRATIILPTGLRLSSVSDDTVALGPDDLYPGQTGSAGWYVIIDSIISYSESICVQIFPASGDTSFTDCVELHLTPLHPPTAELVYPDSGAVSSCQLGQILYRITVDSLAQLVFTLDGDTIPLSDPHLRIVGDSLLMYIPDTTWANGVTHTFGILRIVDQNDCRLDSVMGSFFTDFRPPVVRGFFPKPETIITTQFDSAGLIIRDLERTVDESTIVFVANGDTYTISDPQLTFYDSVLTFSLSSAGIVLSDGDTICFALVDAADPEPDYCDANHIDSVYRWCIYYRIVDLFLPETTANAGDIIDIPIIVDDITDLQLRNFRIRLSYSPSVLTPLGVESIDALVDGWTDLSLSVLAPGTLEVSCSGFPINGSGALVFVRFMVTSRMATFTPLRFIDVSLNDGTIGYKTHDGLLLVPWNDECWSVTINISATNISKRHLLIGLSPYASDSFDAGIDVISPLPSPSEFNLYIEPPVAEPFIDRLMHDFRNCSDSAATWKIHAYSPRSTDTIWFRWSRSGMPQGMLMLTYVTSAGTTILDMKKDTSFMVLGGTDVTIEYFRGVFTALDITLCPGWNLISLPVAPTTTTELLSIIPNAASYPYWYNPALRTYQVLDTVSYTHGFWIYMSDSSRIRIYGAKLRDMMMPLSAGWNLVGVPYKSDGFVPITSITTMPPGAISLPMYYFNACSSDTYIADTTGMKVGYGYWVLATDDCELILHGSAKVGAMLPGSPEFAMDLDVDGRTLELAVDSRAKDGLDRFDIAIPPSPVFEERTEPAFVSDGVMLRRDARPGGKYELSLRTGAVVKWDAKLLPENLDFILIDGEERVNMRELSSWVAGNERLYIEVSSLPRELSIKSISPNPFNSVARIKFVLPEDLSVSVEVYDINGRLVRILARGKFGAGENEIIWDGTDEFGNNLPSGIYMITLKCGDKVISARALITR